In Corynebacterium ulcerans, one genomic interval encodes:
- a CDS encoding ABC transporter substrate-binding protein, which produces MKKAIIPILGVSLVLSACGGATSDSAKESTAAQSSGVTVTNCGKEVTFDKANELFVNDGNIISIALAAGASDKIKYVSSLQRDKEILRAKFGEQVDSLNDTSKDYPSLETVVAKHPDVFIAGWNYGFSEEKNLTPETLKEQGISSYILSESCKQDGSSKRGVYDPWEAVQMDISNIGAITNNKDAAESAVKDLTDRLESLKKLKAADKKPNVFVFDSGRGDAVYTSGKFGAPQAILEAAGAQNASGDIEDTWTSVGWEKIASATPDAFVFVDYPGQEFNEKVEALRANPATKNLPAVKENRFINLPYTMWTSGSLNIDAAEHVRKGLEKFNLVPQSEVAPKLTLPSSVAGQEFVS; this is translated from the coding sequence ATGAAGAAAGCTATTATCCCCATTCTTGGGGTCTCCCTTGTCCTTAGCGCATGTGGGGGCGCTACTTCCGATTCCGCTAAAGAATCAACAGCTGCACAATCCAGCGGTGTGACCGTCACTAACTGCGGCAAGGAAGTAACTTTTGACAAAGCTAACGAGCTATTTGTCAATGATGGCAACATCATCTCTATTGCGCTTGCTGCAGGCGCCAGCGACAAGATCAAATATGTTAGCTCGTTGCAGCGCGACAAGGAGATCCTGCGCGCAAAATTCGGCGAGCAGGTTGATTCCCTGAATGATACGTCCAAGGACTACCCATCCCTTGAAACCGTAGTGGCAAAGCACCCGGATGTCTTTATCGCAGGATGGAATTATGGCTTCTCTGAGGAAAAGAACCTTACTCCTGAAACTCTGAAAGAGCAGGGGATCTCTTCTTACATTTTGAGCGAGTCCTGCAAGCAAGATGGTTCGAGCAAGCGAGGGGTCTACGACCCATGGGAAGCTGTACAGATGGATATCTCCAACATCGGAGCTATCACAAATAACAAGGATGCAGCAGAATCTGCGGTGAAAGACCTCACTGATCGACTTGAGTCTTTGAAGAAGCTCAAGGCAGCAGACAAGAAGCCTAACGTTTTCGTTTTTGACTCAGGAAGAGGCGATGCTGTTTACACTTCTGGAAAGTTTGGTGCTCCGCAAGCAATTCTGGAAGCCGCAGGTGCTCAGAACGCTTCAGGTGATATCGAGGACACCTGGACTAGCGTGGGCTGGGAAAAGATCGCCTCTGCTACCCCGGATGCATTTGTCTTTGTGGATTACCCAGGTCAGGAATTCAATGAAAAAGTAGAAGCGCTTCGCGCAAATCCTGCGACCAAGAACCTTCCAGCAGTAAAAGAGAATCGTTTTATCAACTTGCCGTACACAATGTGGACTTCAGGTTCCCTCAACATCGATGCTGCCGAGCACGTACGTAAGGGCCTAGAAAAGTTCAACCTTGTTCCACAATCTGAGGTGGCTCCAAAGCTGACTCTTCCTAGCTCTGTAGCTGGCCAGGAGTTTGTTTCCTAA
- a CDS encoding transcriptional regulator: MEEKETQSSGAASPVLLDEYLHTVPRTKICATLWAAKAIPDRNEMKFSKLRELTCLSESSLSKQLSFLESVGYVRRFRDYGASRSQDVVWVSLTEKGTLKYEEYMAALKQLLQSGCGGGF, encoded by the coding sequence ATGGAAGAAAAAGAGACGCAGTCGTCGGGAGCCGCTAGCCCTGTGTTGTTGGACGAATATTTGCACACTGTGCCGCGGACGAAAATCTGTGCCACTTTATGGGCGGCAAAAGCGATTCCCGATCGTAATGAGATGAAGTTTTCTAAGCTTCGGGAACTTACCTGTTTGAGTGAATCATCACTATCCAAACAATTAAGTTTTCTTGAGTCCGTAGGATATGTGCGTCGGTTTCGTGATTATGGCGCCAGCCGTTCTCAAGATGTTGTGTGGGTGTCTCTTACAGAAAAGGGGACTCTGAAATACGAGGAATATATGGCTGCGCTGAAGCAACTCTTGCAATCTGGCTGTGGTGGCGGTTTCTGA
- a CDS encoding ATP-dependent 6-phosphofructokinase: MRIATLTSGGDCPGLNAVIRGIVRTCSEYGSTVVGYEDGWVGLMEDKRIQLYDDENIDRILLRGGTILGTGRLHPDKFKAGLEQIKENLADAEIDALIPIGGEGTLKGAQWLSDNGIPVVGVPKTIDNDVNGTDYTFGFDTAVSVATDAIDRLHTTAESHNRVMIVEVMGRHVGWIALHAGMAGGAHYTVIPEQPFDINEVCKAMERRFQMGEKYGIIVVAEGALPKEGTMSFDQGCVDQFGHQTFNGIGQVIGEEIKRRLGHDVRTTVLGHIQRGGTPTAYDRVLATRYGVHAARACHTQDFGKMVALHGEHIDLIPLEEAVGTLKVVPEARYRTARALFG, from the coding sequence ATGCGAATTGCGACTTTAACCTCCGGTGGCGATTGTCCCGGACTCAACGCTGTTATCCGCGGTATCGTCCGCACGTGTTCCGAATATGGTTCTACCGTTGTGGGGTACGAGGACGGTTGGGTTGGTCTCATGGAAGACAAACGCATTCAACTGTACGACGATGAAAATATCGATCGTATTCTTTTACGCGGCGGAACGATCTTGGGAACTGGTCGTCTTCACCCAGATAAGTTCAAAGCAGGACTTGAGCAAATTAAAGAGAATCTGGCAGATGCGGAAATTGACGCATTGATTCCTATCGGCGGCGAAGGCACACTCAAAGGTGCTCAGTGGCTTTCTGATAACGGGATCCCCGTGGTCGGCGTGCCAAAAACTATTGATAATGATGTCAACGGAACCGATTACACCTTCGGTTTTGACACAGCGGTGTCAGTAGCAACCGATGCCATTGACCGTCTCCATACCACGGCAGAGTCCCACAACCGCGTGATGATTGTGGAAGTGATGGGACGCCATGTCGGATGGATCGCGCTGCACGCCGGAATGGCAGGCGGGGCGCACTATACAGTCATCCCGGAGCAGCCTTTTGATATCAATGAGGTCTGCAAAGCAATGGAACGTCGTTTCCAAATGGGGGAGAAGTACGGAATTATCGTCGTTGCTGAGGGTGCCTTGCCTAAGGAAGGAACGATGAGCTTTGACCAAGGATGCGTGGATCAGTTTGGCCATCAAACCTTTAACGGCATCGGTCAGGTGATCGGGGAAGAGATAAAGAGGCGCCTAGGCCACGATGTGCGTACTACCGTGCTTGGACACATCCAGCGTGGTGGCACCCCAACTGCCTATGATCGTGTCTTGGCAACCCGATATGGTGTCCATGCTGCACGTGCATGCCATACGCAGGATTTTGGCAAGATGGTGGCACTTCACGGTGAGCATATTGACTTGATTCCTTTGGAAGAAGCCGTAGGAACGTTGAAGGTAGTTCCTGAGGCCCGGTATCGGACTGCTAGAGCGCTCTTCGGATAA
- the gatB gene encoding Asp-tRNA(Asn)/Glu-tRNA(Gln) amidotransferase subunit GatB, with protein MTAAMYDLMDFDEVLEKFDPVMGLEVHVELATETKMFSAPSAHFGAEPNANVDPVSLGLPGALPVVNAKGVEWAIKIGLALNCQIAESSRFARKNYFYPDQPKNYQISQYDEPIAYDGYLDVVLDDGTPWRVEIERAHMEEDTGKLTHLGGADGRIHGATASLVDCNRAGIPLIEIVTKPIEGAGDRAPEVARAYVGALRDLVKALGVSDARMDQGSMRCDANVSLRPVGTVEFGTRTETKNINSLKSVEQAVRFEMQRQAQVLEDGGTIDQETRHYQETDGTTSKGRPKETAEDYRYFNDPDLPPVIAPREWVEEIRSTLPELPWVRRARIQQEWNLKDEEMRDLVNAGALDLIVETVEAGATPAEARSWWVAYLSQKANEQGTDLDALPISAAQVARVAALVKEGKLTNKLARQAVDGVLVGEGDVDQVVASRGLEVVRDDGAIEKAVEEALAANPDIVEKYRAGNTKVTGAIVGAVMKATRGKADPAQVNKLIAEKLA; from the coding sequence ATGACCGCTGCAATGTATGACCTGATGGACTTTGATGAGGTCCTGGAGAAATTCGACCCTGTCATGGGCCTTGAAGTTCACGTGGAGTTGGCCACTGAAACTAAGATGTTTTCTGCTCCCTCGGCGCATTTTGGTGCCGAGCCTAACGCGAACGTTGACCCAGTTTCCCTAGGGTTGCCAGGTGCGTTGCCTGTGGTTAACGCCAAAGGCGTTGAGTGGGCTATTAAGATCGGTCTTGCACTGAACTGCCAAATTGCAGAGTCCTCCCGGTTTGCTCGTAAGAACTACTTTTATCCGGATCAGCCAAAGAACTACCAGATTTCACAATACGACGAGCCTATCGCTTACGATGGCTACCTTGATGTTGTACTGGATGATGGCACCCCGTGGCGCGTGGAGATCGAGCGCGCGCACATGGAAGAAGACACCGGAAAACTGACTCACCTCGGTGGTGCCGACGGACGTATTCACGGAGCTACGGCTTCGCTTGTCGACTGCAACCGTGCAGGTATCCCACTCATCGAGATCGTTACTAAACCAATTGAAGGCGCTGGAGATCGAGCTCCGGAAGTTGCTCGTGCGTATGTGGGAGCGCTTCGGGATTTGGTGAAAGCTTTGGGCGTTTCTGATGCTCGTATGGATCAGGGATCGATGCGATGCGACGCTAACGTGTCGCTGCGTCCTGTTGGAACCGTTGAATTTGGTACGCGCACCGAGACCAAGAACATTAACTCCTTGAAGTCCGTTGAGCAGGCAGTGCGTTTTGAGATGCAGCGTCAGGCTCAGGTTTTGGAAGACGGTGGGACGATCGATCAGGAGACGCGCCACTATCAAGAAACCGACGGGACCACGTCCAAGGGACGTCCTAAAGAAACTGCTGAAGACTACCGCTACTTCAATGACCCAGACCTCCCACCGGTTATCGCACCGCGTGAATGGGTGGAGGAAATCCGTTCGACGCTTCCTGAACTTCCTTGGGTACGTCGTGCGCGTATCCAGCAGGAGTGGAACCTCAAAGACGAGGAGATGCGTGACCTCGTTAACGCAGGCGCGCTTGATCTGATCGTTGAAACTGTCGAGGCAGGCGCCACCCCAGCAGAGGCTCGTTCTTGGTGGGTTGCTTACTTGTCACAGAAAGCAAACGAGCAAGGAACAGACCTTGACGCTTTGCCGATTAGCGCAGCTCAGGTGGCTCGCGTAGCCGCTTTGGTTAAAGAAGGAAAACTGACCAATAAGCTGGCGCGCCAGGCTGTCGACGGCGTCCTTGTCGGTGAAGGCGACGTTGATCAGGTCGTTGCTTCTCGTGGTTTGGAGGTTGTGCGTGACGACGGTGCAATTGAAAAGGCCGTTGAAGAAGCACTAGCCGCTAATCCCGATATCGTAGAAAAGTACCGAGCTGGAAACACCAAGGTCACAGGGGCAATCGTCGGAGCAGTGATGAAGGCTACCCGAGGTAAAGCTGACCCAGCTCAAGTAAATAAGCTCATCGCGGAGAAGCTTGCCTAA
- the mgrA gene encoding L-glyceraldehyde 3-phosphate reductase — protein MTYSRETEPVYVPAADRYKDMEYRIVGQSGLRLPAISLGFWHNFGDDKPLATQRAIVHRAFDRGITHFDLANNYGPPAGSAEKNFGRIFSEDLKAYRDEIVISSKAGWNMGAGPYSFGGSRKYLMDSLDASLSRLGLDHVDIFYHHRPDPDTPLEETVYALRDIVASGKARYVGISSYGAELTSEAATMMAEEGCPLLIHQPSYSILNRWVEEPGEDGDSLLESAADSGLGVIAFSPLAQGLLTDRYLDGIPENSRAAAGKSLGTDMLSPSNLEMVAKLNEIAKRRGQTLAQMAIAWVLREQGDYGVETVTSALIGASSVEQLDQNIDALNNLSFTTEELNEIDTIANDGGINIWAGATKSKTHGSDSEPQ, from the coding sequence ATGACATATTCAAGAGAAACAGAACCTGTATACGTTCCTGCCGCGGATCGCTACAAGGATATGGAATATCGGATTGTCGGGCAGTCAGGGCTGAGACTTCCTGCTATTAGTCTCGGGTTTTGGCATAACTTTGGAGACGACAAGCCGCTAGCAACACAGCGCGCAATTGTTCATCGTGCGTTTGATCGGGGAATCACTCATTTTGATCTGGCCAACAATTACGGCCCACCTGCAGGATCTGCGGAGAAGAATTTTGGTCGAATTTTTTCGGAGGATCTCAAGGCGTATCGCGATGAGATAGTGATCTCAAGCAAAGCCGGTTGGAATATGGGGGCGGGTCCTTATAGTTTCGGTGGATCGCGGAAGTATCTGATGGATTCTCTGGATGCTTCTTTATCGCGGCTGGGCCTCGATCACGTGGATATTTTCTATCACCATCGCCCGGACCCAGACACCCCGTTGGAGGAAACGGTATACGCGCTGCGCGATATTGTGGCCTCGGGTAAGGCCCGCTATGTGGGAATCTCATCATACGGTGCAGAGCTCACTAGTGAGGCTGCGACGATGATGGCAGAAGAGGGCTGCCCGTTGCTTATTCATCAGCCGAGTTATTCCATTTTGAATCGCTGGGTGGAAGAACCCGGTGAAGACGGTGATTCCCTCCTGGAATCTGCTGCTGATTCTGGTCTTGGGGTTATCGCGTTTTCACCTCTGGCGCAAGGGTTGCTGACTGACCGTTACTTGGATGGGATTCCAGAAAACTCGCGTGCTGCGGCTGGGAAGTCTTTGGGAACGGACATGCTTTCTCCTAGCAACCTCGAGATGGTGGCCAAACTCAATGAGATTGCCAAGAGGCGTGGGCAGACCCTTGCGCAGATGGCAATTGCATGGGTGTTGCGAGAGCAAGGAGATTACGGGGTAGAGACCGTTACTAGTGCGTTAATTGGAGCTTCTTCAGTTGAACAGCTAGATCAAAACATTGATGCGCTCAACAATCTGAGCTTTACCACTGAAGAACTCAATGAAATCGATACGATTGCTAACGACGGCGGGATCAATATCTGGGCTGGAGCAACGAAATCGAAGACTCACGGTTCGGACTCTGAGCCTCAGTAA
- a CDS encoding LysE/ArgO family amino acid transporter, with amino-acid sequence MSIAIAGFLMGLSLIVAIGPQNALIIRQGVKREGVLAVLLVCIISDVILIFGGTAGVGALVERAPVALVALKWLGAAYLLYFGISCWRDALKRRGDALTVEESEPEYAESSEMYSQQHGSSSLITAPKTRIGTPSRRSTEQQNKAHDPRPWAKPVLAALAFTWLNPAAYIDVLVMLGGIANQHGETGRWVFASGALAASFVWFPFIGFTSLRFAHVLARPTVWRYINIAIGIIMFIMCFRLLMH; translated from the coding sequence ATGAGTATTGCAATCGCTGGATTCCTGATGGGTTTGTCCCTTATTGTTGCCATCGGCCCGCAAAATGCTCTCATTATTAGACAGGGCGTCAAACGTGAGGGCGTCCTGGCCGTGCTTCTGGTCTGCATCATTTCCGATGTCATCCTGATCTTTGGTGGCACAGCAGGCGTTGGTGCGCTTGTGGAACGCGCGCCGGTAGCCCTCGTGGCGTTGAAGTGGCTCGGTGCCGCGTATCTCTTGTACTTCGGTATTAGCTGTTGGAGGGACGCTCTTAAACGACGTGGCGACGCCCTCACTGTGGAAGAATCAGAGCCCGAGTACGCCGAAAGCTCCGAAATGTATTCCCAGCAACACGGCAGCTCTAGCCTGATTACTGCCCCTAAAACGCGTATAGGAACGCCTTCACGACGTTCCACGGAACAGCAGAACAAGGCACACGACCCCCGTCCCTGGGCCAAGCCCGTCTTGGCAGCGCTTGCTTTTACGTGGCTTAACCCTGCCGCTTACATCGACGTTTTAGTGATGCTCGGAGGCATCGCGAATCAGCATGGAGAAACCGGGCGCTGGGTCTTCGCTTCCGGTGCTCTCGCGGCAAGCTTTGTATGGTTCCCATTCATCGGATTTACGTCACTCCGATTTGCGCATGTACTTGCTCGTCCGACAGTTTGGCGCTACATCAACATAGCCATCGGCATCATCATGTTCATCATGTGCTTCCGTTTGCTGATGCACTAA
- a CDS encoding LysR family transcriptional regulator ArgP, translating to MNPLHLQTLSAIIDEGSFEDAASILGVSPSAVSQRIKALEKEIGRVVIRRTSPPTPTDAGTILLHTARRMELLQAEANAQLHERIDRVPLTVAVNADSLSEWFKPVLADVARWDSATLHVRVDDEAYSLDLLKRGDVLGAVTGEAKAASGCESIALGAFHYVSVANPWLLDRYTHQDGTVDWNTMPVLRFGPRDALQDRDLERRLGQVPRRRRVSEIPSVEAFFEAARVGLGWALLPESQAAPLLESGEVVMLDSTVFEVPLYWQRWRLESPSLDRLTESVISAASQVLRPMSGAA from the coding sequence ATGAACCCACTTCACCTGCAAACATTGTCCGCGATTATCGATGAGGGAAGCTTTGAAGACGCAGCCTCCATTTTGGGGGTCTCGCCGTCCGCGGTAAGTCAGAGAATTAAGGCGCTAGAGAAAGAGATTGGCCGGGTGGTCATTCGTCGAACCTCGCCTCCTACTCCCACCGATGCGGGCACGATCCTGCTCCACACCGCGCGCAGAATGGAACTACTACAGGCTGAGGCAAACGCTCAGCTCCACGAGCGTATCGACCGCGTCCCGCTGACCGTGGCAGTCAACGCGGATTCGTTATCTGAGTGGTTTAAGCCAGTGCTTGCCGACGTCGCACGATGGGATTCAGCTACCTTGCATGTTCGGGTCGACGACGAGGCTTATTCGCTTGACCTTCTCAAACGTGGAGATGTGCTCGGTGCAGTTACCGGTGAGGCCAAAGCTGCATCGGGTTGTGAGTCAATTGCGCTGGGAGCATTCCACTACGTATCAGTGGCAAACCCATGGCTTTTAGATCGCTACACCCATCAAGATGGGACAGTGGACTGGAATACGATGCCGGTGCTGCGTTTTGGCCCACGGGATGCGTTGCAGGATAGAGATCTTGAACGCAGGTTAGGTCAGGTACCGCGTCGGCGTCGAGTGTCTGAAATACCTTCTGTAGAAGCGTTTTTCGAAGCGGCTCGGGTGGGGTTGGGGTGGGCATTGCTGCCGGAATCTCAGGCTGCGCCTTTGCTGGAAAGTGGTGAAGTGGTCATGCTGGATTCCACTGTTTTTGAAGTGCCGCTGTATTGGCAGCGGTGGCGGCTAGAGTCGCCGTCCCTTGACCGACTTACGGAGTCGGTCATCTCGGCTGCGTCGCAGGTATTGCGCCCCATGAGTGGTGCAGCGTAA
- a CDS encoding glutathione S-transferase family protein — protein sequence MSPAPLHPNSPEEEPENTSTHSEDFDGYESYTSKDNGGEFQRDTLYIDDRILSTVDHPTPQKDGRTLWPVEPGRYRLIVARACPWAHRAVITRRLKGLEDAISLGLAGPTHDWRSWTFDLDPGKVDPVLDIPRLRDAYLKRFPNYSRGITVPVIVEIASGKVITNDYPSMVPDLNDQWSAYERPGAPDLYPLELRKDIDTLTKFMFTEINNGVYRCGFAGTQKAYDAAYDRLFSALDIIEKRLSSQRYLVGRHITLADIYLYTTLIRFDAVYHGHFKCNRNKITEMPMIWGYLRDLFQTPGFGDTTDFYEIKQHYYITHADINPNQIVPNGPDFAQFFTEHHREAFDGTPFREGVSLPTPLSYSECLKNPVPGQAHTPHS from the coding sequence ATGTCACCAGCACCCTTACATCCCAATTCCCCAGAAGAGGAACCAGAGAACACCAGCACACACAGTGAAGACTTCGACGGCTACGAAAGCTACACATCCAAAGATAACGGCGGAGAGTTCCAACGCGACACCCTTTATATCGACGATCGCATTCTCTCCACCGTTGACCACCCCACGCCGCAAAAAGACGGTCGAACGCTCTGGCCCGTTGAGCCTGGACGTTATCGCCTCATCGTTGCCCGAGCCTGCCCGTGGGCACACAGAGCAGTAATCACACGCCGCCTGAAAGGTCTTGAAGATGCTATCTCTCTTGGGTTAGCAGGACCAACCCACGATTGGCGCTCTTGGACGTTCGATCTCGACCCAGGAAAAGTTGATCCTGTCCTCGACATACCAAGGCTTCGCGACGCCTACCTCAAGCGATTCCCCAATTACTCACGCGGGATCACCGTTCCGGTGATCGTCGAGATTGCTTCAGGAAAAGTAATCACCAACGATTACCCCAGCATGGTGCCCGATCTTAACGATCAATGGTCCGCATACGAGCGTCCCGGCGCGCCAGACCTCTACCCGTTAGAGCTGCGCAAAGACATCGACACACTAACAAAGTTTATGTTCACCGAGATCAACAACGGAGTCTATAGATGTGGATTTGCGGGAACTCAAAAAGCTTATGATGCAGCCTACGATCGACTTTTCTCCGCTCTCGACATCATCGAAAAGCGGCTCTCTTCCCAGAGATACCTCGTAGGCCGTCATATTACGCTCGCAGATATTTACCTTTACACCACGCTCATCAGATTCGACGCGGTATACCACGGTCATTTCAAGTGCAATCGCAATAAAATTACGGAAATGCCCATGATCTGGGGATACCTACGGGATCTCTTTCAAACCCCCGGGTTCGGCGACACCACCGATTTCTATGAAATCAAGCAGCACTACTACATTACCCATGCTGACATAAACCCCAATCAGATCGTGCCCAATGGCCCCGACTTTGCCCAATTCTTCACAGAGCATCATCGGGAAGCTTTCGACGGCACACCTTTCCGTGAAGGTGTTTCACTCCCCACTCCACTCTCCTACTCAGAGTGTCTAAAAAATCCCGTCCCCGGACAGGCGCACACTCCTCACTCCTAA
- a CDS encoding HNH endonuclease family protein, whose translation MNMRTNNLPRAIKRAFIRATILSLAIVTSIGLFSGNLTDAFSQWVSNADAADSQDAPLPLIDAQPLPAQEAPQEGIAPETFVATADAATLESLPIDDALGGKPIYNRDHFGQAWSDDVDVEGGHNGCDTRNDILRRDLTDIVVRNKTRDCVIEKGKLVDPYTGSTINFVRGGKKKHGVDIDHIVPLANAWYAGAYTWDEQKRRNFANDPINLVATSLEANRIKKAKTADQWMPSNKAFTCEYAQRQIRVKSLYALTVTTREKAALAGALKSCS comes from the coding sequence ATGAATATGAGAACCAATAACCTGCCCCGTGCAATAAAACGAGCGTTTATTCGTGCGACGATCCTGTCCCTCGCGATCGTAACGAGCATTGGTCTGTTTTCTGGAAATCTCACAGATGCTTTTAGCCAGTGGGTATCCAATGCTGATGCTGCAGATTCGCAGGATGCGCCCCTACCTCTCATTGACGCGCAACCGCTCCCGGCTCAAGAGGCGCCTCAAGAGGGGATCGCCCCTGAAACTTTCGTGGCAACTGCCGATGCCGCAACGCTGGAATCGCTTCCTATCGACGATGCCCTCGGGGGAAAACCAATATACAACCGGGACCACTTTGGTCAAGCCTGGAGTGATGACGTGGATGTTGAAGGTGGGCATAATGGTTGCGACACCAGAAACGACATCTTGCGTCGAGATCTCACCGACATAGTTGTTCGGAATAAGACCAGAGATTGTGTTATAGAAAAAGGAAAATTGGTAGACCCTTATACCGGAAGCACTATTAACTTTGTCCGCGGTGGAAAGAAAAAACACGGCGTAGATATCGACCATATCGTTCCGTTAGCCAACGCTTGGTACGCCGGCGCATACACGTGGGACGAGCAAAAGCGTCGTAACTTTGCCAACGATCCGATCAACTTGGTGGCCACGTCGCTGGAAGCAAACCGCATTAAGAAAGCAAAAACTGCAGACCAATGGATGCCATCAAATAAAGCATTCACATGTGAGTACGCACAGCGTCAGATCCGAGTAAAGTCTTTGTACGCTCTTACCGTAACAACCCGAGAAAAAGCTGCCTTAGCGGGAGCATTGAAGTCCTGTTCCTAG
- a CDS encoding DoxX family protein, giving the protein MNDNAKPDRASDLDDEIPTYQAPSASSPREESPESPQEQPSQKTVDPVDPAKSIYERAGRVAPQSIQPSTRSDAAPEPARVQPPHVEKPTEKEERVDATPHKESTPEAVSDSPLIEPPRDAEKVVADEPATVSQKPLASENDAADAKPAVTPEVVSQAKVQHPPTESFSTEPVAKQPMPAEDKTTVFSAAPAASTDPVTPVAPAAPDAPVAESVIPKTPGEEKTAALGRDTQRHSQPLASDAPTSVYRDPAPTERAAYMDEDFAPAVPPVPPAQPAASPSTVVTPAPVAAPATTSFAESPVEQAPVVASAPPVAPVTPQPEPVDTHALAVAAKRGTIDFGLLVLRVVFGAWLILDAVQVFFAMGNSGGINGLQDQFSSYAYASTLAVAVPAMELAAGVFLVFGLLTPVAAAVATVVTSFLTVHHIASAESLNLLDLNDSIWFAFFLTTISLVLQFTGPGLISFDVSRSWAKRPLASSWVFAILGIAGAVALWWFGAAVNPLV; this is encoded by the coding sequence ATGAACGACAATGCCAAGCCCGACCGTGCTAGCGATCTTGACGACGAGATCCCCACATACCAAGCCCCCTCCGCGTCATCGCCACGTGAAGAGTCTCCAGAATCTCCTCAGGAACAACCTTCACAGAAAACTGTAGATCCCGTAGACCCTGCCAAGAGCATTTATGAACGCGCGGGACGTGTGGCACCTCAGTCGATTCAACCCTCAACGCGAAGCGACGCTGCCCCTGAGCCCGCGCGTGTGCAGCCTCCGCATGTAGAAAAACCTACTGAGAAGGAAGAGCGTGTCGACGCTACCCCTCACAAAGAATCCACACCGGAAGCTGTGTCGGATTCTCCTCTCATAGAACCGCCTCGCGATGCGGAAAAGGTAGTGGCCGATGAGCCGGCTACTGTCTCGCAGAAGCCTTTAGCTTCGGAGAATGATGCCGCAGACGCTAAACCTGCCGTGACACCAGAAGTGGTTTCTCAAGCAAAGGTGCAGCATCCACCCACGGAGTCTTTTAGTACAGAGCCTGTGGCAAAACAGCCTATGCCTGCGGAAGATAAAACCACTGTGTTTAGTGCGGCGCCGGCTGCTTCGACTGACCCAGTGACTCCGGTTGCTCCAGCTGCTCCGGACGCCCCTGTCGCAGAATCTGTGATTCCTAAAACTCCGGGAGAGGAGAAGACAGCAGCCCTGGGGCGGGATACTCAACGCCATAGTCAACCGCTTGCTTCGGACGCTCCCACCTCGGTATACCGAGACCCTGCTCCTACTGAGCGTGCGGCGTATATGGATGAGGATTTCGCACCCGCTGTGCCTCCGGTACCACCTGCGCAGCCTGCGGCGTCGCCAAGCACGGTAGTAACGCCGGCGCCGGTAGCAGCACCTGCTACTACCTCCTTTGCTGAATCCCCGGTTGAGCAAGCACCTGTGGTTGCATCAGCACCTCCGGTTGCGCCAGTAACACCGCAGCCGGAACCGGTAGACACACACGCTCTTGCCGTTGCAGCTAAACGCGGAACAATCGATTTTGGTTTGCTTGTGCTGCGCGTCGTTTTTGGTGCTTGGTTGATTTTGGATGCCGTCCAAGTGTTCTTTGCTATGGGAAATTCTGGAGGAATAAACGGCCTGCAGGATCAGTTCTCTTCCTACGCTTATGCCAGCACGTTAGCTGTTGCTGTACCAGCTATGGAATTGGCGGCAGGTGTTTTCCTCGTCTTTGGTTTGCTTACTCCAGTCGCTGCTGCTGTGGCTACTGTTGTGACGTCATTCCTCACGGTGCATCATATTGCGAGCGCGGAGTCGCTGAATCTCCTCGACCTTAATGATTCCATCTGGTTTGCATTCTTCCTCACCACTATCTCGCTGGTGCTACAGTTCACTGGCCCGGGCCTTATCTCCTTTGATGTAAGTCGGAGTTGGGCTAAGCGGCCACTTGCTAGCTCGTGGGTCTTTGCCATCTTAGGAATCGCCGGAGCAGTGGCATTGTGGTGGTTCGGAGCCGCCGTAAATCCACTGGTCTAA